AAAAGCGCCGCCAACCAGGAAGCCGAACTTCCGCATATCGCGCTTGCCGGTCTTCAGTCGTTGGATGTCTTCGCGGATGTTCATGTCTAATCGAGTTCAAATTCCTTGAGCCACTCGATGTCGTGTTCGAGCGGCTTCTGCTCTCTTTTCTCCAGCAGGAAATTGCCAAGCAGCAGGTAATCCATGTTCGTCCGCATAAAACAAAGGTAAGCATGCTCCGGCGCTTCCACGATCGGTTCGCCGCGGACGTTGAAGGAGGTATTGATGATCACGGGGCAGCCGTAATTCTCCTCGAAATTTTTGATCGTCCGGTAATACATTGGCTGATGCTCTTCGGTGACCGTTTGCACCCGCGCCGAATAATCGACATGTGTCACGGCCGGGATCGTTGAGCGAATGGTCAGCAGCTTTTGCAGGCCGAAAAGTTTTTGTTCCCCGTCAGTCATCTTGCGCCGACGCTCTTTCGCCACCGGGGCAACAAGCAGCATATAAGGACTTTCACTCTCGAGCTCGAACCAGTCCGCCACCCTCTCGCGCAACACGGAGGGCGCGAAGGGCCGGAAACTTTCGCGGAACTTGATCTTAAGGTTCATCTCCTCCTGCATCTTCGGCGATTGCGCATCGCTAATGATCGATCGCGCGCCTAGTGCCCGCGGGCCGAATTCCATCCGGCCGTAGAACCAGCCGATGACCTTCCCCGCCTTGATCAGGTCGGCGATCTTTGCCGGCAAATCCTCGTCGGTCAATTCCGTGAAAGGAATGTTTTGCGACTGCAGATAGGCATGGATCTCATCCCGCGTGTATGCAGGTCCGAGGTAAGAGCCGCGTTGTGAATCGTTCATGTTGTCGGCCTGGCGCGCATTGCCGAGAACCTGATGCCAGGCGAACAAAGCGGCGCCGAGCGCGCCCCCTGCGTCGCCGGCCGCCGGCTGGATCCAGATGCGGTCAAAAATGCCTTCACGCAGGATCCGTCCGTTCGCCACGCAATTGAGTGCGACGCCGCCGGCAAGACAAATGTCTTTCAAATTCGTCTGCCGGCGAA
The Terriglobia bacterium DNA segment above includes these coding regions:
- a CDS encoding carbamoyltransferase, with protein sequence MQGNEPEVNILGISAFYHDSAACLVRDGQIIAAAQEERFTRKKHDPSFPKHALEYCLREGRIQVSDLNYVAFYEKPFLKFDRILHSYLAYAPAGLKSFLMAIPLWIRERIWMKELIRRELGCDCKILFPEHHESHAASAFFPSPYPEAAFLTVDGVGEWSTASYGVGRGHRIDMVGELHFPHSLGLLYSAFTYFTGFRVNAGEYKLMGLAPYGEPKYVELILGELVDLKEDGSFRLNMKYFNYGVGLTMTNEPFNRLFGRPPRKPESKLTQSDMDLARSIQGVTEEIMFRMARHVRRQTNLKDICLAGGVALNCVANGRILREGIFDRIWIQPAAGDAGGALGAALFAWHQVLGNARQADNMNDSQRGSYLGPAYTRDEIHAYLQSQNIPFTELTDEDLPAKIADLIKAGKVIGWFYGRMEFGPRALGARSIISDAQSPKMQEEMNLKIKFRESFRPFAPSVLRERVADWFELESESPYMLLVAPVAKERRRKMTDGEQKLFGLQKLLTIRSTIPAVTHVDYSARVQTVTEEHQPMYYRTIKNFEENYGCPVIINTSFNVRGEPIVEAPEHAYLCFMRTNMDYLLLGNFLLEKREQKPLEHDIEWLKEFELD